From the Bombus huntii isolate Logan2020A unplaced genomic scaffold, iyBomHunt1.1 ctg00000154.1, whole genome shotgun sequence genome, one window contains:
- the LOC126877375 gene encoding uncharacterized protein LOC126877375 — MVNQLNLAVNLEAGVQRSGTMMWADDIYNYQGITPTFAQNFNETVPWEGRTDTLISRFVHPIYTTNFRTLYNEEPDHFIISCMIIQLFHEFFYYKNITSKIPALRDQITWLKFLIFLIDSRC, encoded by the exons atggtaaaccagctgaacttg gctgttaatctagaggctggagtacaaagaagtggcacaatgatgtgggctgatgacatttataattatcaaggaatcacccctacattcgctcag aattttaatgaaactgtcccttgggaaggaagaactgataccttgatatcacggtttgtacatcctatatatacgacaaattttagaacattatataatgAAGAACCAGATCATTTTATCATTAGTTGTATGATAATACAACTTTTTCatgaattcttttattataaaaatattacttctaAAATCCCCGCTTTAAGGGACCAAATCACATGgctaaaatttttaatctttttgaTAGATAGTCGCTGTTGA
- the LOC126877376 gene encoding venom serine protease Bi-VSP-like codes for MPVIKNAECKIAYSKFPNAPDITDGIICAEHAQGGEDSCTADRGGPLLIQHELTSYLIGIVSYAYKCGTAGYPSVYTRVTSYLDFILQAMQ; via the exons atgccagtgattaagaacgccgaatgcaaaatagcttattccaaatttcctaatgcacctgatatcactgatggtataatatgcgccgaacatgctcagggtggagaggattcttgtacg gctgaccgcggcggaccactgctgatacaacatgaattaacctcgtatttaataggtattgtgtcttatgcttataagtgcggcacagctgggtatcccagcgtttacactagggtcacatcgtaccttgacttcattctccaagcgatgcaataa